The Polyangium aurulentum genomic interval GACGATCGTGCAGCTTCCGCTCGACGTGCTCCGCATCGCGGTGCCGCTCTTGATCTACTTCGTCGTGATGTTCTTCGTATCGTTCTTCCTGAGCAAGCGCGTCGGCTCGGACTACAAGCAGGCAGCTACGCTCTCGTTCACGGCGTCGTCGAACAACTTCGAGCTGGCCATCGCCGTCGCGGTCGCGACGTTCGGCATTCATGGCGGGGCAGCGTTCGCCGCGGTCATCGGTCCGCTGGTCGAGGTGCCGGTCCTGATCGGGCTCGTCCGCGTCGCGCTGTGGTTGGGCGAGCGGTTCTTCCCCGGTGGCGTCGAGGTCGTGCCGGCCCCCTGCGCGGTGCCCGCCCATGAATCGGAGGTCCGCGGATGACTGCCATGCCGACTCCCAGGAGCATCCTCTTTCTCTGCGTCGCGAATTCGGCCCGCAGCCAGATGGCGGAGGGTCTCGCGCGGAAGCTTTGGGGCGACCGCGTGCGGATCCAGAGCGCCGGTAGCAGCCCGTCGCGCGTCAATCCCTTCGCCATCGAGGTGACGCGGGAGGTCGGCGTCGACCTGACCACGCACGCGTCGAAGTCGGTGGACACGATCGATCCTGCGTCGGTCGACATGGTCATCACGCTCTGTGCCGAGGAGGTTTGCCCTGTCTTCCTGGGCAAAGTCCCGCGTCTCCACTGGCCGATCCCCGACCCCGCGAGCGACGACCCCTCGCTGTCCCGCGCGCAGATGCTCGAGCGCTTCCGCGCGGCCCGCGGCCAGATTCAGGCTCGCCTGGAAGCGCTCGCATCGCTCTTCGACCTCCCCGAAGGGCCGTAGACCGCTGCTCGCGAGCCATGAGTCCTTCGTGCGGCAGCTCCGGTACCTTGCGCAAGTCCCTGGAACCGGCTCATGGTGTTCGCCCCTCGGCGCAGGCGCTCACGTGAGCCCCTCCGGCGCAGAACCAGCAGAGGAGCCACGTGACGAACAGCACCGACACCGCGAGAGCTGGCGGTCCCGGCATGACAGGACGCGAGCGGCTCGCGGCCCTCGGCCAGTGGATCCTCCTCGGCTCGCTCGTCGGCGTGCTGTGCGGCGCGGCTTCCGCGCTCTTTCTGTGGCTCCTCGAGCGCGCGACGGCGCTGCGAACGGGGCACGAGGTCATCGTCTACACGCTCCCCCTCGCGGGCCTCGTCATCGGCTGGATCTACGAGCGCCTCGGGCAGTCGATCAAAGCGGGCAACAACCTCGTCATCGACACCATCCACGACGAGGGGCCCGAGATCCCGCTGCGGATGGCGCCGATGGTGCTCATCGGGACCGTGCTCACGCACGTCTTCGGCGGCAGCGCCGGGCGCGAGGGGACCGCGGTCCAGATGGGCGCGAGCATCACGGACTGGGTCTCGCATCGGCTGCGGGTGAGCAAGCAGGTCCGGCGACAGCTGCTCGCAGCGGGCGTCGCGGGTGGGTTCGGCTCGGTCTTCGGCACGCCGATCGCCGGCACCGTCTTCGGCCTCGAGTTCATCGTGCTCGGGCGCATCGAGTACGACGCGCTCGTTCCCGCGCTGGTGGCTTCGGTCATCGGCGACATGACCACGCGCGCCCTGGGGATCGGGCACACGCACTACCCGCCCGCCCCCCACGTGCCGCTGACGCCGGTTCTGCTCCTCGAGTGGCTCGTCTTCGCGGCCGCGGTCGCCCTCGTGACGACCACGTTCATCGAGCTGACCCACGCCATCAAGAAGCGCGGCGAGGCGCTCTTCCCGCGGCTGCCCGTGCGCATGCTCCTCGGCGGCCTCGTGGTGGTCGGGCTGTGGAAGCTCGTCGGCACGAGCGACTACCTGGGCCTCGGCGTGCCGATGATCGTGCGCGCGTTCGAGGACCCGAGCTTCCCGGCGCACGCCTTCGCGTTGAAGCTCGTCTTCACCGCCGTGACCTTGGGAGCAGGCTTCCTGGGAGGTGAGGTCACGCCCTTGTTCTTCGTGGGCGCGGCGCTCGGCAACGTGCTCGCCCGGCTCCTCGGCATCCCCATCGAGCTGGGTGCAGGCGTCGGGCTCGCCGCCGTCTTCGCGGCGTCGTCGAACACGCCGCTCGCGCTGTCGATCATGGCCATGGAGCTGCTCGGCGCGCCCGTGTTCCCGCACGTCGTCATCGTCTGCGTGCTGGCCTATCTGCTCTCGGGCCACCGGAGCATCTACCCGGCGCAGCGCCTGCTCAACGGCAAGGGCGGCGCCCGGCTCGCGCGCCCCACGACCTTGCGCGAGCTCACGGCCACGCCCCCGCCTGCGGCTCCGAAGAAGGAGGGCGCACCATGACGTGCGCATGGCGGGCGGACGTACTGCTCGATGAACCCGCTGCGGCTGCGAAAAATTCCCCTGTAATGCTCCGAGCGGCGGCGCGTCAGCACGGGTGAGGCTTGCCCCGACAGCCGTTCCGCCCAAGAAAGCGATGTCATGCCTGCGTCGTGCCCGAACGCGTCGTCCGTCTTGATCACGAATTCAGAGACTTGGAGTCGTCCATGAAGACCACGCTGGCCCTGCTCGCCCTTCTCTTCGCGTCCGCTTGCAGCGGGCCGGAGGTCCCTTCGGCCTTCCAGCCGGATTCTCCCGCATCTCCTGCGGCGCCTCCGGCGCCTCGCCCCCCCGTCGCAGTGGTTCTCGCGGCCTCCAATCCAATCGACGCCAGCGTCTGCGCGCCGGGGCAGCCCTGCCTGCTCTCCGAGGGCGAGGACGGCGCGGCCGAAGGAGGTCATCAACACGGCGGCCATGACCACGGAAACCACGGGGCCATGGACCACAGCGGTCACAACCACGGA includes:
- a CDS encoding arsenate reductase ArsC → MPTPRSILFLCVANSARSQMAEGLARKLWGDRVRIQSAGSSPSRVNPFAIEVTREVGVDLTTHASKSVDTIDPASVDMVITLCAEEVCPVFLGKVPRLHWPIPDPASDDPSLSRAQMLERFRAARGQIQARLEALASLFDLPEGP
- a CDS encoding chloride channel protein; amino-acid sequence: MTGRERLAALGQWILLGSLVGVLCGAASALFLWLLERATALRTGHEVIVYTLPLAGLVIGWIYERLGQSIKAGNNLVIDTIHDEGPEIPLRMAPMVLIGTVLTHVFGGSAGREGTAVQMGASITDWVSHRLRVSKQVRRQLLAAGVAGGFGSVFGTPIAGTVFGLEFIVLGRIEYDALVPALVASVIGDMTTRALGIGHTHYPPAPHVPLTPVLLLEWLVFAAAVALVTTTFIELTHAIKKRGEALFPRLPVRMLLGGLVVVGLWKLVGTSDYLGLGVPMIVRAFEDPSFPAHAFALKLVFTAVTLGAGFLGGEVTPLFFVGAALGNVLARLLGIPIELGAGVGLAAVFAASSNTPLALSIMAMELLGAPVFPHVVIVCVLAYLLSGHRSIYPAQRLLNGKGGARLARPTTLRELTATPPPAAPKKEGAP